The Ruminococcus bovis genome includes a region encoding these proteins:
- a CDS encoding DUF4430 domain-containing protein, translating into MKKDILAIFAGIIVVIILIMGTDFQSVDEYYLTHVDDIKPDSKTVTMTIECKTVFDNKDKLDPNLEKYIPKDGYILKKTKFVLNPKDTVFDILDRVTRYKKIQMEYQGADLNKYGSAYIEGINYLYEYSCGELSGWMYKVNNKFPKYGCSNYNLKDGDDIVWSYTCDLGRDVGCDFVEENNGK; encoded by the coding sequence GTGAAGAAAGATATTCTTGCAATTTTTGCCGGTATAATAGTAGTAATAATATTAATAATGGGTACAGACTTTCAGTCTGTAGATGAATATTATCTAACCCATGTTGACGATATTAAACCGGATAGCAAAACAGTAACAATGACAATTGAATGTAAAACTGTCTTTGACAATAAGGATAAGCTAGACCCAAACTTAGAGAAGTATATTCCAAAGGATGGATATATTCTAAAGAAAACTAAGTTTGTACTTAACCCTAAGGATACTGTTTTTGATATTCTTGACAGAGTAACTCGCTACAAGAAAATCCAAATGGAATACCAAGGTGCTGACCTAAATAAATACGGTAGTGCTTATATTGAGGGTATTAACTACCTTTATGAATATTCTTGTGGAGAATTATCAGGCTGGATGTATAAGGTGAACAATAAGTTTCCGAAGTATGGTTGTTCTAATTACAATCTCAAAGACGGTGATGATATTGTCTGGTCCTATACCTGTGATTTAGGCAGAGATGTTGGTTGTGATTTTGTGGAGGAAAACAATGGAAAGTAA
- a CDS encoding energy-coupling factor transporter transmembrane component T, whose protein sequence is MESNKLKSFATIHPAVLMVYFLSEIVISMFSTNPIILGVGLVGGLLFFLMIQDIKVFLKDLTFYIPMFLLITIINPLFSHNGVTPLFFMNGNPVTMEAIIYGMDIALMLMAVIYWCKCYSLIMTTDKFLYLFGKAIPKLSLVLSMALRFIPLFKEKLHEIRNVQSSIGLYDRKGFVNKITSELKVFSALITWSLENSVETASSMKARGYGLKGRTHFSMYKFRSRDLMYLLAIVIFFGIVIVGMAMGVTDFSFYPEISNFNFGISQIIVYISFALLSFIPFVSEVWEVIVWKYSVSKI, encoded by the coding sequence ATGGAAAGTAACAAGTTAAAAAGTTTTGCCACAATTCACCCTGCAGTTTTGATGGTGTATTTTCTAAGTGAAATTGTGATTTCTATGTTTAGCACCAACCCTATAATTTTAGGTGTAGGGTTAGTTGGTGGACTTTTGTTTTTCTTAATGATTCAAGATATAAAGGTGTTCCTAAAGGACTTAACCTTTTACATTCCTATGTTCCTATTGATAACAATTATCAATCCATTATTTTCACACAACGGTGTAACACCACTGTTCTTTATGAACGGCAACCCTGTAACTATGGAGGCAATTATTTACGGTATGGATATTGCCCTAATGTTGATGGCTGTTATCTACTGGTGCAAGTGCTATAGCTTAATTATGACTACCGATAAGTTTCTTTATCTTTTCGGTAAAGCTATTCCTAAACTTTCCCTAGTACTGTCAATGGCACTAAGGTTCATACCTTTGTTTAAAGAAAAGTTACATGAAATCAGAAATGTACAAAGTTCAATAGGTCTGTATGACAGAAAAGGCTTTGTAAACAAGATAACAAGTGAATTAAAGGTGTTTTCTGCACTAATAACTTGGTCACTTGAAAATTCTGTAGAAACTGCCTCCTCAATGAAAGCCAGAGGCTATGGACTAAAGGGAAGAACTCACTTTTCTATGTACAAGTTTAGGTCAAGGGACTTAATGTATCTACTTGCTATTGTAATTTTCTTTGGCATAGTAATTGTGGGTATGGCTATGGGAGTAACTGACTTTAGCTTTTATCCGGAAATATCAAATTTTAATTTTGGCATTAGTCAGATTATTGTATATATTAGTTTTGCTTTATTATCATTTATACCATTTGTATCAGAAGTTTGGGAGGTGATTGTGTGGAAATACTCAGTATCAAAGATTTAA
- a CDS encoding prenyltransferase/squalene oxidase repeat-containing protein, which yields MQRKSKFLVLPIVVAIFLSIISVGSVSTSLKGREEYNATGKYLANQSPIVGSIGGEWEVLGLARSDLNIDKSYFEKYQNNVVNTLVEKNGVLSTAKYTEYSRVILSLTSIGSDVTNVGGYNLLTYLSDFNKVKRQGINGPIWALIALDSNNYEIPTNENPSNQTTRENLIEYIISKELSNGGWALTGNTPDPDITAMAITSLAKYYNSNEEVKKSVDSAITALTKMQNSSGEFSSFGTVNSESTSQVIVALCSLGINPDTDKRFIKNGKSPVDVLLSYYVGNGFSHTKGSNYNQMATEQCFYGLVAYYRLCNNKNFLYNMTDVYEKPYDPTVTEATTTKPVITKPTTTHKATTTNPTKTTKNTEVVYTTGSYNSVTENNTNPTYNNTNNYQPNDNSVNSMVNNNRDNSSDSSEETVAETTSNTESTTVIGTTTSTTESTTVTNNSNNENKTTNVITRSKDYKDVFINLIMIFVIGVLVVVLGTLIMMIKKKSDK from the coding sequence ATGCAGAGAAAAAGTAAGTTCCTAGTATTGCCTATTGTTGTTGCAATTTTCCTTTCTATTATAAGTGTAGGTTCGGTTAGTACTTCACTAAAGGGTAGGGAAGAATATAACGCTACAGGAAAGTACCTTGCTAATCAATCCCCAATTGTAGGTTCAATCGGTGGTGAGTGGGAGGTTCTTGGTCTTGCCAGGTCTGATTTAAATATAGACAAATCCTACTTTGAAAAATATCAGAATAATGTAGTAAATACTTTGGTGGAGAAGAATGGAGTTTTATCTACTGCAAAATACACAGAGTATTCAAGGGTTATCCTTTCACTAACTTCAATAGGCAGTGATGTTACTAATGTAGGTGGATATAATCTTTTAACTTATTTATCTGATTTTAATAAGGTGAAAAGGCAAGGTATCAACGGTCCTATATGGGCATTAATTGCACTTGACAGTAACAACTATGAAATTCCAACAAATGAAAATCCTAGTAACCAAACTACTAGGGAAAATCTAATTGAATATATTATAAGTAAAGAACTAAGTAACGGTGGATGGGCTTTAACCGGTAATACACCTGACCCTGACATTACTGCAATGGCTATTACTTCTTTGGCTAAGTATTATAATTCTAATGAAGAAGTAAAAAAGTCAGTTGACAGTGCTATTACTGCTTTGACAAAAATGCAAAATTCTTCAGGAGAATTTTCAAGCTTTGGTACAGTAAATAGCGAAAGTACAAGCCAAGTTATTGTAGCACTTTGCTCTTTAGGCATTAACCCTGACACAGATAAAAGATTTATTAAGAATGGCAAAAGTCCTGTTGATGTTTTGCTTTCTTATTATGTTGGCAATGGTTTTTCCCATACTAAAGGCAGTAACTATAATCAAATGGCTACAGAACAATGTTTTTACGGTTTAGTGGCATATTATAGACTATGCAACAACAAGAATTTCTTGTATAATATGACCGATGTGTATGAAAAGCCCTATGACCCTACTGTAACAGAGGCTACAACAACAAAGCCTGTCATTACAAAGCCAACTACAACACATAAAGCTACAACTACTAATCCTACTAAAACAACAAAAAATACTGAGGTAGTTTATACAACAGGTAGTTATAATTCTGTAACAGAAAATAATACTAACCCTACATATAACAACACAAATAATTATCAGCCTAATGATAATTCAGTTAATAGCATGGTAAATAATAATAGGGATAACAGTAGTGATAGTAGTGAAGAAACAGTAGCAGAAACTACTTCTAATACTGAAAGTACAACAGTAATTGGCACTACAACTTCAACAACAGAAAGTACCACAGTAACTAATAATTCTAATAATGAAAATAAAACTACTAATGTAATTACAAGGTCAAAGGACTATAAGGATGTTTTTATTAACCTTATTATGATTTTTGTGATAGGTGTTCTTGTAGTGGTTTTAGGTACATTAATAATGATGATTAAGAAGAAAAGTGATAAATAA
- a CDS encoding DUF4430 domain-containing protein, producing MKKLFALILVVITVILSFGVVNVSANSGYVTISFQDYGIRGSDKGDFPHQLGKIINKTKVKINKNDTIATVTLRLLKEKGIKPAYTGKPEMGGGFYLASIDNFTTVSGKKVSDGYGLGEFSVGSESGWMISYNNWFINKGASEFYVKNNDEIKWQFTATGLGKDIGCDFNNPNAKIKNLHFTSGKLSPSFSTNNKSYTLTLPKGKSTVAISATLENYYSRVTYHYNGKSYSDNEYFKVKDNTAITVKSVFDNGEGKKDSDTVTVKVKIPTSKTTKNTTDKTTKKNTNGNSSKAVNKNSVKNNPDNNINSIDNNSSKENKITDNKKNNTKETVTDNSKNISKETVSNTENATDNNEDNNSDVSDNSDNLSSESSNNSVKEINTVNGFFIFLIIIAGVVVLAIIVCIMILLKNNKERKQ from the coding sequence ATGAAAAAGTTATTTGCTCTAATCCTTGTTGTTATCACAGTAATCCTATCATTTGGTGTAGTAAATGTTTCTGCTAATAGTGGTTATGTAACTATCAGCTTTCAGGACTATGGTATTCGTGGTAGTGACAAGGGAGATTTTCCTCATCAGCTTGGGAAAATCATTAACAAAACTAAAGTAAAAATTAATAAAAACGATACTATTGCAACTGTCACCTTAAGACTGTTAAAGGAGAAAGGTATCAAACCGGCATATACAGGTAAACCTGAAATGGGTGGTGGTTTCTATCTTGCATCAATTGACAACTTTACTACAGTTAGTGGTAAAAAGGTTAGTGACGGTTATGGTTTAGGTGAATTTTCTGTTGGCAGTGAAAGTGGTTGGATGATTAGCTACAACAATTGGTTTATCAATAAAGGTGCTTCGGAATTTTATGTAAAAAATAATGATGAAATTAAGTGGCAATTTACTGCTACAGGTCTTGGTAAAGATATTGGTTGTGACTTTAATAACCCTAATGCAAAAATTAAGAATTTGCATTTTACAAGTGGTAAGCTGTCTCCTAGCTTTTCTACTAATAATAAAAGCTATACCTTAACTTTGCCTAAAGGTAAAAGTACTGTTGCTATAAGTGCAACTTTGGAAAATTATTATTCCAGAGTAACTTATCATTATAATGGAAAAAGCTATAGCGATAATGAGTATTTTAAGGTAAAGGACAATACTGCAATTACTGTTAAATCGGTTTTTGATAATGGGGAAGGTAAAAAAGACAGTGATACTGTTACTGTTAAGGTGAAAATCCCTACTTCAAAAACCACTAAAAATACTACTGATAAAACCACAAAGAAAAATACTAACGGTAACAGTAGTAAAGCAGTTAATAAAAATTCTGTAAAAAATAATCCGGATAACAATATTAATAGTATAGATAATAATTCTTCTAAGGAAAATAAAATTACCGATAACAAGAAGAATAATACAAAAGAAACTGTTACTGATAACAGTAAAAATATCAGTAAGGAAACAGTAAGCAATACTGAAAATGCTACTGATAATAATGAAGATAATAATTCCGATGTTTCTGATAACTCTGATAATTTAAGTAGTGAAAGCAGTAATAATTCTGTAAAAGAAATTAATACTGTAAATGGATTTTTCATTTTCTTAATAATAATTGCAGGTGTAGTTGTTTTGGCAATTATAGTTTGCATTATGATATTATTAAAAAACAACAAGGAGAGGAAGCAATGA
- a CDS encoding homing endonuclease associated repeat-containing protein — protein sequence MEEKLTKEDCIILIKNKFNENNELPKKSDFTDWQVMMIKSHLGPWPRALEKAGVKPPRDDKKLLVKQEKRKRAKERKAQYKKNCEKNNEE from the coding sequence ATGGAAGAAAAACTAACTAAAGAAGATTGTATAATTCTTATAAAGAATAAATTTAATGAAAATAATGAACTGCCTAAGAAAAGTGACTTTACAGATTGGCAAGTTATGATGATAAAGTCCCACCTAGGTCCATGGCCAAGAGCATTGGAAAAGGCAGGAGTAAAGCCTCCTAGAGATGACAAAAAATTATTAGTAAAACAAGAGAAACGAAAAAGAGCAAAGGAAAGAAAAGCTCAGTATAAGAAAAATTGTGAGAAAAATAATGAAGAATAA
- the cls gene encoding cardiolipin synthase yields the protein MKNKEQGKKRIAFKKGIISMVFSRFGIVLVLLALQILVLLGLFLKFSQLAPHYYIISAVFYIFMITVIVNSDHDASSKITWLTIMAILPIFGALLYIYTTVDIGHRVLKKRVTHILKNTNNKITQDKSVIDKAEEICPDVADLNYYLNKSGRFPLYENTDVTYYPIGEKMFQSMLVELEKAKDFIFMEYFIVDDGYMWDNILEVLIKKANEGVEVRVMYDGTCEFALLPRTYPSSLEELGIHCKVFSPVSPFISTHYNYRDHRKIMVIDGKTAYNGGVNMADEYINYTHKYGHFKDVGVMLKGDAVDSFTLMFLQMWSVNERHCDFSKYLNVGDSLSAGGYFSNGFVMPFGDCPLDEYDVGKSVYMDILNRAKDYVYIMTPYMIMDGELENSLTFSAQRGVDVRIILPHISDSFVAQALAKTHYKKLLDAGVKVYEYTPGFVHAKVFVSDDVKSVVGSINMDYRSLYHHFECATYMYGTRCIDDIKSDYKDTLAKCQQVTYESIKNDKWYIKLIGKVLKFVAPLI from the coding sequence ATGAAAAACAAGGAACAAGGCAAAAAGAGGATAGCATTTAAAAAAGGCATAATCTCAATGGTTTTCAGCAGATTTGGAATTGTGCTGGTTCTTCTTGCTTTGCAAATATTAGTTTTACTTGGTCTGTTCTTAAAGTTTAGTCAGTTAGCACCACATTACTACATAATCTCAGCAGTATTTTACATATTTATGATTACGGTAATTGTGAACAGCGACCATGATGCATCAAGCAAAATTACTTGGCTGACTATAATGGCGATTTTGCCTATATTCGGAGCATTGCTATATATCTATACTACAGTTGATATAGGTCACAGAGTTCTGAAGAAAAGAGTTACCCATATTCTAAAAAATACTAATAATAAAATCACACAGGATAAATCTGTTATTGATAAAGCAGAAGAAATTTGTCCTGATGTAGCTGATTTGAATTATTATTTAAACAAATCAGGAAGATTTCCATTGTATGAAAATACTGATGTTACCTATTATCCAATAGGTGAAAAGATGTTTCAGTCAATGCTTGTTGAACTTGAAAAAGCAAAAGACTTTATCTTTATGGAATACTTTATTGTTGATGATGGATATATGTGGGATAACATATTGGAAGTGCTGATTAAAAAGGCAAATGAAGGTGTTGAAGTTAGAGTAATGTATGATGGTACTTGTGAATTTGCATTACTACCCAGAACTTATCCAAGTAGCTTAGAAGAACTAGGAATTCATTGCAAGGTGTTCTCACCTGTATCACCGTTTATCTCAACACATTATAATTACAGAGACCATAGAAAGATTATGGTTATTGACGGCAAGACTGCCTATAACGGTGGAGTTAATATGGCTGATGAGTACATTAACTATACCCATAAGTATGGCCATTTTAAGGATGTTGGTGTTATGCTAAAGGGTGATGCAGTAGATAGCTTTACACTAATGTTCCTACAAATGTGGAGTGTAAATGAAAGACATTGTGACTTTTCAAAGTACCTAAATGTAGGGGATAGTCTTTCTGCCGGTGGTTACTTTAGCAATGGTTTTGTAATGCCATTTGGTGATTGTCCACTAGATGAATATGATGTTGGTAAGTCTGTATATATGGATATTCTTAATCGTGCAAAGGACTATGTTTATATTATGACACCATATATGATTATGGATGGTGAATTGGAAAATTCATTGACATTTTCTGCTCAAAGAGGTGTTGATGTTAGAATTATTTTGCCTCATATTTCAGACAGCTTTGTTGCACAAGCACTTGCAAAAACTCACTACAAAAAATTACTTGATGCCGGTGTAAAGGTGTATGAATATACTCCCGGATTTGTCCATGCAAAAGTATTTGTAAGTGATGATGTTAAGTCAGTTGTGGGTTCAATTAATATGGATTACAGAAGTTTGTACCATCATTTTGAATGTGCAACATATATGTATGGTACAAGGTGTATTGATGACATTAAAAGTGACTATAAGGATACACTTGCTAAGTGTCAGCAAGTTACATATGAAAGTATCAAGAATGATAAATGGTACATTAAGCTAATCGGTAAAGTACTGAAGTTTGTTGCACCGTTAATATAG
- a CDS encoding ECF transporter S component, which produces MAKKIIKLSFLIILVPLAVILGVVVFKDRSYAWVSLCVALFSLVPLFLTFERKDTNTTKLVILAVMIALSVAGRFLFSFIPHFKPVTAMVVITGIYMGYEYGFICGAFTALISNFIFGQGPWTPFQMFAWGLIGLLAGLLAKILQKNIIILLIFGALAGVLFSFLMDVWTTFWYDGTLNFSRFIANIVTAIPVTITYAVSNVVFLFVLIKPIGKKLERIKIKYGL; this is translated from the coding sequence ATGGCTAAGAAAATAATCAAACTTTCATTTCTCATAATATTAGTACCACTTGCCGTTATATTAGGTGTGGTGGTTTTTAAGGATAGGTCATATGCTTGGGTGTCACTTTGTGTGGCATTATTCTCCCTAGTACCACTGTTTTTGACATTTGAAAGAAAGGACACCAACACCACAAAGTTAGTTATCTTAGCAGTAATGATTGCACTTTCGGTAGCCGGTAGATTTCTCTTTTCATTTATCCCACATTTTAAGCCGGTAACTGCAATGGTGGTAATAACCGGTATTTATATGGGTTATGAATATGGCTTTATTTGTGGTGCATTTACTGCACTTATCTCTAACTTTATTTTCGGTCAAGGACCATGGACACCATTCCAAATGTTTGCTTGGGGACTGATTGGATTATTAGCAGGTTTACTTGCTAAAATTCTTCAAAAGAATATTATTATCCTACTAATTTTCGGTGCATTAGCCGGTGTGCTGTTCTCATTCCTTATGGATGTGTGGACAACATTTTGGTATGACGGTACATTAAACTTTTCAAGATTTATAGCAAATATTGTAACTGCAATCCCTGTTACAATCACCTATGCCGTTTCAAATGTGGTGTTCCTCTTTGTACTAATAAAACCAATCGGCAAAAAACTAGAGCGTATAAAAATAAAATACGGTCTGTAA
- a CDS encoding ABC transporter ATP-binding protein, with protein sequence MEILSIKDLTFSYPNKENFALQNVNLSINSGDFVVVCGQSGSGKTTLLRMLKKEIAPHGEKQGAVFYKGEDVEKLDDKISAQKIGFVFQKPDQQIVTDKVWHELAFGLESLGYDSDYIRLRVGEMANYFGITSLFRKKTTELSGGQKQLMNLASVMAMSPDVIILDEPTSQLDPITANDFITTLKKINDELGLTVIIIEHRLQEVFPIADKVAVMEDGKVICYDTPRNVCEKLSNHPMSQGFPSAVRIWQKSGGKGECPLTVKEGRNFINLNFSERKLPLRNTIPNTEDIITLKDVFFRYEKGGNDILSGTNLSIKKGEHFCILGGNGSGKTTTLKILAGLLKPYRGKVIIDNNKMTKKTTADFNRLGVAMLPQNPESVFLKSRVIDDYTELCKIKGIEKSAYEEKINSVAEKLGIKDLLENHPYDLSGGEIQKCALGKVLISEPKILLLDEPTKGVDAYSKLSLSKILQEIRSDGVTIITVTHDVEFASIVADRCGLFFDGEVLSSLVPQEFFSKNNFYTTASSRISRDKFANAVTVDDVVSLIKEEQNG encoded by the coding sequence GTGGAAATACTCAGTATCAAAGATTTAACATTTTCTTATCCGAATAAGGAAAACTTTGCACTACAAAATGTGAACCTATCTATTAACAGTGGTGACTTTGTTGTGGTGTGTGGTCAGTCAGGTAGTGGCAAAACTACACTTCTTAGAATGTTAAAGAAAGAGATTGCACCACATGGTGAAAAGCAAGGTGCAGTTTTTTATAAAGGTGAAGATGTAGAAAAGTTAGATGACAAAATTTCTGCACAAAAAATAGGCTTTGTATTCCAAAAGCCTGACCAACAAATTGTTACAGATAAGGTGTGGCATGAACTTGCCTTTGGACTTGAAAGCCTAGGTTATGACTCTGACTATATAAGACTGAGAGTAGGGGAAATGGCAAACTACTTTGGCATTACAAGTCTCTTTAGGAAAAAGACTACCGAACTTTCAGGTGGTCAAAAGCAGTTAATGAACCTTGCCTCAGTTATGGCAATGTCACCTGATGTTATTATTCTTGATGAACCTACCTCTCAGCTTGACCCAATAACTGCAAATGACTTTATTACAACCTTAAAGAAAATCAATGATGAACTTGGACTTACAGTTATTATCATTGAACATAGACTTCAAGAAGTTTTCCCTATTGCCGATAAAGTTGCAGTTATGGAAGATGGCAAGGTGATTTGTTACGACACACCTAGGAATGTGTGTGAAAAGCTAAGTAACCATCCTATGTCACAAGGTTTCCCATCAGCAGTACGAATTTGGCAAAAGTCCGGTGGCAAAGGTGAATGTCCTTTAACAGTAAAGGAAGGTAGAAATTTTATTAACTTAAATTTCTCTGAAAGAAAATTACCTTTGCGAAATACTATTCCAAATACAGAGGATATTATCACCCTAAAGGATGTGTTCTTTAGATATGAAAAAGGTGGAAATGACATTCTTTCCGGTACAAATTTAAGTATCAAAAAAGGTGAACACTTCTGTATTTTAGGTGGTAACGGTTCAGGTAAAACCACAACCCTGAAAATTCTTGCAGGACTTCTAAAGCCATATAGAGGTAAAGTTATTATTGATAACAACAAAATGACTAAAAAAACTACTGCCGATTTTAACCGACTGGGTGTTGCAATGTTGCCACAAAATCCTGAATCGGTTTTCCTAAAATCTAGGGTAATTGATGACTATACTGAACTTTGCAAAATTAAAGGAATTGAAAAGTCAGCTTATGAAGAAAAGATAAATTCAGTAGCTGAAAAGTTAGGAATAAAGGACTTGTTAGAGAACCACCCTTATGACCTTAGTGGTGGTGAAATACAGAAATGTGCTTTAGGAAAAGTCTTAATTTCTGAACCGAAAATTCTATTACTTGATGAGCCTACTAAGGGTGTGGATGCTTACAGTAAACTTTCATTAAGCAAGATTTTGCAAGAGATTAGGTCTGATGGTGTGACAATTATTACAGTAACCCATGATGTAGAATTTGCCTCAATTGTAGCAGACAGATGTGGTCTTTTCTTTGATGGGGAAGTACTGTCCTCACTTGTACCCCAAGAATTTTTCTCAAAAAATAATTTCTATACCACAGCATCAAGCAGAATTTCTCGTGATAAATTTGCAAATGCAGTTACTGTTGATGATGTAGTTTCTCTTATAAAGGAGGAACAAAATGGCTAA
- a CDS encoding prenyltransferase/squalene oxidase repeat-containing protein, with protein sequence MKMIKKIIPCVIVMVMILSTVTVAYGAESKIYSTKELKTICDNIVNWKKSDQKVSKDSNLFTGEYLTYAGTTNGDWYPIAMNRLGYDDDYNAYLTSLKDYVEKSYKTPQKLSKYKSTEWHRITLSVLACGGNPTDFGKDKDGNSINLIADGTYNRDGLGRQGINGYIWALIALDSNNYSVPSNALNSKESIINSIISAQNSDGGWALTSGDSDVDLTAMALQSLAKNQDYKNVKDSINKALNYLSKSQKSSGGYTSWGTENVESSSQVVIALSALNINAQTDKRFIKGNNTLLSAIMKYKTSDGGFTHSYVNDKDNPTAVAGKSNSMASEQTLLALSSYIRYVNGEKSLYDFTDTISKKSPLTDKDIEKINNLPKDLTTENYGDVLALLEKAQYSKNEKYVSTLKNDKAEIEKIQEKINSINTTINSLYPIDNVKISDKDKIEKVIADYNSLSHYDKTKVSGFDDTERALAVVSEKTRNIIVFAVLTVVAVLLILFVVLRLRKRIKKKKEIDFEEE encoded by the coding sequence ATGAAAATGATTAAGAAGATTATACCTTGTGTAATTGTAATGGTGATGATACTTTCTACCGTAACAGTTGCCTATGGTGCAGAAAGCAAAATATATTCTACAAAAGAATTAAAAACTATTTGTGATAATATTGTAAATTGGAAAAAATCTGACCAAAAGGTAAGTAAAGACAGTAATCTTTTTACCGGTGAATACCTAACTTATGCCGGTACTACTAATGGTGACTGGTATCCTATTGCTATGAATAGATTGGGTTATGATGATGACTATAATGCATATTTAACATCTTTAAAGGACTATGTGGAAAAGTCATACAAAACTCCTCAGAAGTTAAGTAAATATAAGTCAACAGAATGGCACAGAATTACACTTTCTGTTTTAGCTTGTGGTGGCAACCCTACAGACTTTGGCAAAGATAAAGATGGCAACAGTATCAACCTAATTGCTGACGGTACATATAACAGAGATGGACTAGGTAGGCAAGGCATTAACGGTTACATTTGGGCATTAATTGCACTTGACAGTAACAACTATTCTGTACCGAGTAATGCACTTAACAGTAAGGAAAGCATTATTAACAGTATAATCTCAGCACAAAACAGTGATGGTGGTTGGGCATTAACAAGTGGTGATTCTGATGTTGACTTAACTGCAATGGCTTTGCAATCCCTTGCTAAAAATCAAGATTATAAAAATGTAAAAGACTCTATTAACAAGGCACTTAACTACCTTTCAAAAAGTCAAAAAAGTAGTGGTGGCTATACAAGTTGGGGTACTGAAAATGTAGAAAGTTCAAGCCAAGTTGTAATTGCACTTTCTGCACTAAATATTAATGCTCAAACCGATAAGAGATTTATCAAAGGTAACAACACTTTACTGTCTGCTATAATGAAGTACAAAACTTCCGATGGTGGTTTTACTCATTCTTATGTAAATGATAAGGACAACCCTACAGCAGTAGCCGGTAAATCAAATTCTATGGCTAGTGAACAAACATTACTTGCACTTTCATCATATATCCGTTATGTAAATGGTGAAAAGTCACTTTATGACTTTACCGATACAATTTCTAAGAAAAGCCCTTTGACTGATAAAGATATTGAAAAGATTAATAATTTACCTAAAGATTTAACAACTGAAAATTATGGTGATGTTTTAGCTTTATTGGAAAAGGCTCAGTACAGTAAAAATGAAAAGTATGTTTCTACTTTGAAAAATGATAAAGCAGAAATAGAAAAAATACAGGAAAAAATTAATTCAATTAACACAACTATCAATTCACTTTATCCTATTGATAATGTGAAAATCAGCGATAAAGATAAAATTGAAAAGGTAATTGCTGACTACAACAGTTTAAGCCATTATGACAAAACAAAAGTTTCAGGCTTTGATGATACAGAAAGAGCCTTAGCAGTAGTTAGTGAAAAAACAAGAAATATTATAGTTTTTGCAGTACTTACAGTTGTGGCAGTACTACTGATACTATTTGTAGTTTTACGACTCAGAAAAAGAATTAAGAAGAAAAAAGAAATAGATTTTGAGGAAGAATAG